From a single Candidatus Hydrogenedentota bacterium genomic region:
- a CDS encoding acyl-CoA dehydratase activase, with protein MKIPTESLGICLGASTVAMVRLRRAEAASDVVWAKTRVHDGNPRRVLQEMLASVDDLGMLRVAATGRKFRRYLELSTISEPEAVERAVAHTFPGTHPYRVVISAGGETFMVYHLDDENRIQGIYTGNKCASGTGEFFLQQLGRMDISLEEVRQMPLPETCQKVSGRCSVFCKSDCTHALNKGVPKADIVAGLSRMLAGKIIELMKKLPQTSAILIGGCCKNLSMVHYLRKHIQDLFIPESAPWFEALGAAVWASENEVRACENSTEIMRSRKSALSFLKPLDASRHMVQFRQHPRGRAAAGDETILGLDVGSTTTKGVVVRRRDKAILAAEYLRTNGDPIGASRKVYASLARQLDAPLEIVGLGVTGSGRRIAGLHAMTNGVINEIIAHAAGALHFDPEVDTIFEIGGQDAKYTYITNGVPSDYAMNEACSAGTGSFLEESAKESLGIAVTDIGRIAFEGQAPPNFNDQCAAFIGSDIKGAAQEGVPIEDIVAGLVYSICMNYDNRVKGNRPVGRKIFMQGGVCYNEAIPVAMAALTGKEIVVPPEPGLMGAFGVALEVDRRIEDGLLHPESFNLAELASREVVYLSPFICNGGNDGCDLACQIARIEIDGRVFPFGGICNRYDNQPGKKAVDAGSLNLVVQRERRLFQASKPDSADNRPAIGLNRSFLTHTYLPFYRRFFDILGFRVVLPDAPDPSGFDQQGAAFCFPAELAHGYAASLLALNPDYLFLPHVGGIQAAAADAQACTCVFVQGEPYYLAAAFPQFESSRTLRPYLDFSKGMEANLDALEKVAKAIGHNNGNVREAAQAAWTEQAAFRDAFREMGRDALNRLERDPSLIGIVLFGRPYNSFAPEANKGIPAKFASRGVCILPFDMLPCDDQPLPVNHNMYWGMGRNLLRAARYVKARPQLFGAYITNFSCGPDSFLITYFRDIMGRKPSLTLELDSHTADAGIETRVEAFLDIIQHFRQIEAQPDKRTTVRSEAFRPAAVEHRNGRTGIRRSSGEWVPLDDPRVKVIVPAMGRYGTALVAKAFGRRAVRAVPLPSADAEILKLGRGHSTCKECLPLQTTVGSLLQYLQCRPPDEITAYFMLTTDGPCRFGQYDVFSKGLIEKLRIPDMAVLSLTTANGYAGLGNRFALAAWRAVIIGDLFDDMYSMVLAAAENPSYGLRVLDEEHKALSAVMHKSWPVVARQLTRSAEHLASVTLKRPVRQVPTVSLIGEIYVRRDPISLQGLVERLSEEGIAVRTSHTNEWIKYLDWLTKEGIDGQKSLAFWVRHWVKRHLDQSVRKRLALSSLFYCDGLDVAPIVEAGARFISPRLMGEAILTVGNALHEILHPSCGIIAIGPFGCMPSRVAESVLSEKLTTTEKRAIAKHNGHSSWGKLLETHRKLPFLSIETDGNAFPQIIEARLEAFLLQARRLNERLQQLERANS; from the coding sequence ATGAAAATACCGACGGAATCCCTGGGGATTTGCCTGGGTGCTTCGACCGTGGCCATGGTTCGTCTGCGGCGTGCCGAAGCAGCGTCCGACGTCGTTTGGGCAAAGACGCGGGTCCATGATGGCAATCCCAGGCGTGTCTTGCAGGAGATGCTCGCTTCCGTCGATGATCTGGGCATGCTTCGCGTGGCTGCCACCGGCCGCAAATTTCGCCGGTACCTCGAGTTGTCGACGATTTCGGAGCCCGAGGCCGTCGAACGGGCCGTCGCGCACACCTTCCCCGGGACACATCCTTACCGCGTCGTCATCAGTGCGGGCGGCGAGACCTTCATGGTCTATCATCTCGATGACGAGAATCGTATCCAAGGGATCTACACCGGCAACAAATGCGCGTCGGGCACGGGCGAGTTCTTCCTTCAGCAACTGGGCCGCATGGACATCTCCCTCGAAGAAGTCCGGCAAATGCCGCTGCCCGAGACCTGCCAGAAGGTTTCGGGGCGCTGCTCGGTATTCTGCAAGAGCGATTGCACCCACGCCCTGAACAAAGGCGTCCCCAAGGCCGACATCGTCGCCGGGCTTTCCCGCATGCTGGCCGGGAAAATCATTGAATTGATGAAGAAACTTCCCCAAACCTCCGCAATCCTCATCGGGGGGTGTTGCAAGAACCTGTCGATGGTTCATTATCTGAGGAAGCACATTCAAGACCTCTTCATCCCTGAATCCGCCCCGTGGTTCGAGGCTCTGGGGGCCGCCGTTTGGGCGTCCGAGAATGAAGTCCGGGCATGTGAGAACTCCACTGAGATAATGAGATCCCGCAAATCAGCGCTTTCCTTTCTCAAGCCGCTGGACGCCTCAAGACACATGGTGCAGTTCAGGCAGCACCCCCGCGGACGCGCCGCCGCCGGTGACGAGACCATCCTCGGTCTCGATGTGGGCTCCACAACCACCAAGGGCGTGGTGGTCCGCCGTCGTGACAAGGCCATTCTGGCCGCCGAGTACTTGCGCACCAACGGCGACCCCATAGGCGCGTCACGCAAAGTCTATGCTAGCCTCGCGAGGCAGCTTGATGCTCCCCTCGAAATCGTGGGTCTCGGCGTGACCGGTTCCGGCCGCCGGATCGCGGGTCTGCACGCCATGACAAATGGCGTAATCAACGAAATCATTGCCCACGCCGCGGGGGCCCTGCACTTCGACCCCGAGGTCGACACCATTTTCGAGATCGGCGGCCAGGACGCCAAGTACACCTACATCACCAACGGTGTACCGAGCGATTATGCGATGAACGAAGCCTGCAGCGCCGGCACGGGCTCCTTTCTCGAGGAATCCGCCAAGGAGAGCCTGGGCATTGCCGTTACAGATATCGGCCGCATCGCTTTTGAAGGCCAGGCTCCGCCCAACTTCAACGACCAGTGCGCTGCCTTCATCGGGTCCGATATCAAAGGCGCTGCGCAAGAGGGCGTCCCCATCGAGGACATTGTTGCGGGATTGGTCTACTCGATTTGTATGAATTACGACAATCGCGTAAAGGGCAACCGGCCTGTTGGCAGAAAAATCTTCATGCAGGGCGGCGTCTGTTACAACGAAGCGATCCCGGTTGCCATGGCGGCCCTTACCGGCAAGGAAATCGTTGTGCCGCCCGAACCCGGTTTGATGGGAGCGTTCGGTGTGGCCCTCGAGGTCGACCGGCGCATCGAAGACGGCCTGCTCCACCCGGAATCGTTCAACCTCGCCGAACTGGCCAGCCGTGAGGTCGTCTACCTGAGCCCGTTTATCTGCAACGGTGGTAACGACGGTTGCGACTTGGCCTGCCAGATCGCGCGCATCGAGATTGACGGGCGGGTTTTCCCATTTGGGGGAATCTGTAACCGGTACGATAACCAGCCTGGGAAGAAGGCCGTCGACGCTGGCAGTCTGAACCTGGTCGTACAACGCGAAAGAAGACTGTTTCAGGCGTCGAAGCCTGACAGCGCAGATAACCGGCCGGCCATCGGACTAAACCGTTCTTTCCTGACCCACACCTACCTTCCGTTCTACAGGCGGTTCTTTGACATATTGGGGTTTCGCGTCGTACTTCCCGATGCGCCCGATCCCAGCGGTTTTGACCAACAGGGCGCAGCATTCTGTTTTCCGGCGGAGCTGGCCCATGGTTATGCAGCCTCTCTTCTGGCCTTGAACCCCGACTACCTGTTCCTGCCCCACGTCGGCGGGATTCAAGCCGCTGCCGCCGATGCTCAGGCTTGCACCTGTGTCTTTGTGCAGGGTGAACCGTACTACCTCGCTGCGGCCTTTCCCCAATTCGAGTCTTCGCGGACCCTCCGGCCCTACCTCGATTTCTCGAAAGGAATGGAGGCGAATCTTGACGCCCTCGAGAAGGTCGCCAAAGCAATTGGACACAACAACGGAAATGTGCGCGAAGCCGCACAAGCTGCATGGACGGAGCAGGCCGCGTTTCGCGACGCTTTCCGAGAAATGGGCCGTGATGCCCTTAACCGCCTCGAAAGGGACCCCTCTCTGATTGGCATCGTGCTCTTCGGGCGGCCCTACAACAGTTTCGCGCCCGAAGCCAACAAGGGCATTCCGGCCAAGTTTGCCTCTCGAGGGGTCTGCATTCTCCCGTTCGACATGCTCCCTTGCGATGACCAGCCGCTGCCCGTCAACCACAACATGTACTGGGGCATGGGGCGAAACCTGCTCCGCGCCGCCCGGTACGTCAAAGCTCGCCCCCAACTCTTCGGCGCCTACATCACCAACTTCTCGTGCGGCCCCGACTCGTTTCTGATTACCTATTTCCGCGATATCATGGGGCGCAAACCCTCCTTGACGCTCGAATTGGATAGCCATACCGCAGATGCTGGCATTGAAACCCGCGTCGAGGCCTTTCTTGACATCATTCAGCATTTCCGGCAAATCGAAGCGCAGCCCGACAAAAGAACCACGGTCCGCAGCGAAGCGTTTCGCCCGGCGGCCGTCGAACACCGGAACGGAAGAACAGGCATCCGCCGTTCATCAGGCGAATGGGTTCCCCTCGATGATCCACGTGTCAAGGTTATCGTCCCCGCCATGGGGCGCTATGGTACGGCCCTTGTGGCCAAGGCATTTGGGAGGCGCGCGGTGCGGGCCGTGCCCCTGCCGTCCGCCGACGCGGAAATCCTGAAACTCGGACGCGGACACTCCACATGCAAGGAGTGTCTGCCTCTCCAGACAACGGTAGGTTCACTCCTCCAATATCTTCAATGCCGGCCGCCGGACGAGATAACCGCCTATTTTATGCTAACTACCGACGGACCGTGCCGCTTCGGACAGTACGACGTGTTCTCAAAAGGGCTGATCGAAAAGCTGCGGATTCCGGATATGGCCGTGCTTTCACTGACAACCGCCAACGGATATGCGGGCCTGGGTAACCGGTTCGCCCTGGCGGCGTGGCGGGCTGTGATAATTGGCGATCTGTTCGACGACATGTACTCCATGGTCCTTGCAGCTGCGGAGAATCCCAGTTACGGTTTGCGTGTCCTCGACGAGGAACACAAGGCCTTGTCGGCGGTCATGCATAAGAGTTGGCCGGTCGTCGCACGGCAACTGACTCGCTCGGCCGAACACCTTGCCAGTGTTACCCTCAAGAGGCCTGTTCGCCAAGTCCCCACAGTATCGTTGATCGGCGAAATCTACGTGCGGCGCGACCCCATTTCGCTCCAGGGCCTGGTCGAGCGGCTGTCCGAGGAAGGCATCGCCGTCCGCACCTCGCACACCAACGAGTGGATCAAATACCTGGACTGGCTCACGAAGGAGGGTATCGATGGGCAGAAATCTCTGGCTTTCTGGGTGCGCCACTGGGTTAAAAGGCATCTCGACCAGAGCGTGCGGAAACGTCTCGCACTCTCGAGTCTCTTCTATTGCGACGGACTGGATGTCGCGCCGATTGTCGAAGCCGGCGCGCGATTCATATCGCCCCGTCTCATGGGAGAGGCCATTCTGACGGTTGGAAACGCACTCCACGAGATTCTGCATCCCTCCTGCGGCATCATCGCTATCGGCCCATTCGGCTGCATGCCCTCGCGCGTGGCCGAGTCGGTCCTTTCCGAAAAACTTACGACCACCGAAAAACGAGCCATCGCAAAGCATAACGGCCACAGCTCGTGGGGCAAACTGCTTGAAACTCATCGTAAACTGCCGTTTCTCTCCATCGAAACCGATGGCAACGCTTTCCCACAAATCATCGAGGCTCGACTCGAAGCCTTCCTGCTGCAAGCCCGACGTCTCAATGAGCGCCTTCAACAACTTGAGCGCGCCAACTCTTGA
- a CDS encoding FtsQ-type POTRA domain-containing protein yields MKPPTLHRKTYKLRKYRLVFSYVSSAIRFLVVCALLWGGGYAFSRYLRESGHYCIQKISVSGIKILTPEAVIQASNVTKADNILFLDPREIAARVEKLPRVKTCAVTRIFPDVVSLSVIERDAVATLIVNNRTFEIDESGYVLEEVMPDGHYCGPLITLHPPLNLVAPGEKIDRPELIRALAVWDAFSKTSISGDIAVSELAVYNENDIRMYCDGVPFELRWGRGNSETQARRLEILWKELAGCVPCVEYLDLRFGRDLACK; encoded by the coding sequence ATGAAACCCCCAACGCTGCACAGGAAGACTTACAAGCTCCGAAAGTACCGGCTCGTGTTTTCGTATGTGAGTTCCGCGATACGGTTTCTGGTCGTTTGCGCATTGCTCTGGGGGGGCGGCTACGCATTCTCTCGTTATCTGCGTGAATCCGGCCATTACTGCATCCAAAAGATCAGCGTGTCTGGGATAAAGATCTTGACGCCCGAAGCCGTCATTCAGGCCTCGAATGTGACGAAGGCGGACAACATCCTGTTTTTGGATCCCCGCGAGATTGCCGCGCGAGTGGAAAAGCTTCCGCGCGTGAAGACCTGTGCCGTGACCAGAATCTTTCCCGACGTGGTGTCCCTGTCAGTTATCGAACGCGATGCCGTGGCCACACTGATTGTCAACAACCGCACCTTCGAGATTGACGAGTCGGGGTATGTGCTCGAGGAGGTCATGCCGGACGGACACTATTGCGGCCCTCTTATTACTCTGCATCCCCCCCTGAATTTGGTTGCACCCGGCGAAAAAATAGACCGTCCGGAGCTCATTCGGGCACTTGCCGTCTGGGACGCCTTCAGCAAGACCAGCATCTCGGGAGATATAGCGGTCTCGGAGTTGGCCGTGTACAACGAAAACGATATCCGCATGTACTGTGACGGCGTGCCGTTTGAATTGCGATGGGGCCGCGGCAATTCTGAGACCCAGGCCCGGCGGCTCGAAATTCTGTGGAAAGAATTGGCGGGATGTGTGCCGTGCGTCGAGTATCTTGATCTGCGCTTCGGCCGGGATCTTGCCTGCAAGTGA
- a CDS encoding prepilin-type N-terminal cleavage/methylation domain-containing protein — MKMTAGFTLIELMIVVAIIAIIASIAIPSLMRARISANEGSAISSMRTLSSAQVSFQAGCYQDADGDGVGDFGTLAQLLNPDGVAGVPGYIDETLAAGVKQGYNFTMNPIAGGGGLPTTYTCNADPQSPQSGRRTFFLDETGVLRFENTGAAATAASPPIGG, encoded by the coding sequence ATGAAGATGACTGCGGGCTTCACTTTGATAGAACTGATGATCGTGGTAGCGATAATCGCTATCATTGCGTCGATAGCGATCCCCAGCCTCATGCGGGCCAGAATCTCGGCCAATGAGGGCTCCGCGATCAGTTCCATGCGGACCCTCTCTTCTGCGCAGGTAAGCTTTCAGGCAGGGTGCTATCAGGATGCTGACGGAGACGGTGTAGGCGATTTCGGCACATTAGCTCAGTTACTGAACCCGGACGGAGTCGCGGGGGTTCCGGGATACATAGACGAAACCCTTGCCGCCGGCGTGAAACAGGGCTACAACTTCACGATGAACCCCATAGCGGGCGGAGGGGGCCTTCCCACGACGTACACGTGTAACGCCGACCCCCAAAGTCCACAGAGCGGCAGGCGAACGTTCTTTCTCGACGAGACCGGAGTTCTCCGGTTCGAGAACACCGGGGCAGCCGCAACAGCGGCCTCTCCGCCCATTGGCGGTTAA
- a CDS encoding MotA/TolQ/ExbB proton channel family protein — MRWSLLAAGVLLGVVLCAALTAEAQDPEPPATEEIAVSPVQDTAEPQQLTLAVMMREGGWILYIIMGLSVVTCVMVIYYFFTITPAREVPQNLLKRTLSQIRAGDLRGAYQMCDGRDELLANVIKSGLKMAGHDRYVIQEAMESEGERGAAALWQRISYINNVGVIAPLLGLFGTVWGMMRAFGAIAFDDAQSRSLTMAYSVSQAMITTAAGLMLAIPALMAYYYFRGRVVKIIAEVEAQASEVVEALSRGEGL; from the coding sequence ATGAGGTGGAGTTTGCTTGCGGCAGGAGTCTTATTGGGGGTCGTTTTGTGTGCGGCGCTGACCGCCGAGGCACAGGACCCCGAACCTCCGGCGACAGAGGAGATTGCCGTATCCCCCGTACAGGATACAGCTGAGCCACAGCAGCTCACACTTGCCGTGATGATGCGGGAAGGGGGCTGGATCCTCTACATCATTATGGGATTGAGCGTGGTCACGTGCGTCATGGTCATTTATTACTTCTTCACCATCACGCCCGCCCGGGAAGTTCCTCAGAATCTATTGAAACGCACCCTGAGCCAAATCCGCGCTGGCGACCTTCGGGGCGCCTATCAGATGTGCGACGGACGCGACGAGTTGCTCGCAAATGTCATTAAATCGGGCCTGAAAATGGCCGGTCATGACCGTTACGTGATTCAAGAGGCCATGGAAAGCGAGGGCGAACGCGGCGCCGCGGCATTGTGGCAACGCATTTCTTACATAAACAACGTTGGCGTTATCGCGCCTCTGCTGGGACTTTTCGGAACGGTATGGGGCATGATGCGCGCGTTTGGCGCTATCGCTTTTGATGACGCGCAGAGCCGCAGCCTCACCATGGCGTACAGCGTTTCGCAGGCCATGATTACTACGGCGGCCGGTTTGATGCTCGCCATTCCCGCTCTCATGGCGTATTACTATTTCCGGGGGCGCGTTGTGAAGATAATCGCGGAAGTTGAGGCTCAGGCGAGCGAAGTGGTGGAGGCGCTCTCCCGGGGAGAGGGTCTATGA
- a CDS encoding prepilin-type N-terminal cleavage/methylation domain-containing protein: protein MKKNLGFTLIELMIVVAIIAIIAAIAIPSLLRSRMSANEAGAIGSLRTISAGEVSFQAACYQDANGDGTGDYGTLAQLLSPDAVAGVPGYIDEVLAAGVKHGYNFVLNTVAGGAAAPATYTCNADPQSPQSGRRTFFLDETGVIRFENSGAAATAASTPLG from the coding sequence ATGAAAAAGAATCTTGGTTTCACGTTGATTGAGTTGATGATTGTTGTGGCAATTATCGCGATAATCGCGGCAATTGCCATCCCGAGCTTGCTGCGTTCGCGCATGAGCGCGAATGAAGCGGGCGCTATTGGCTCGCTTCGCACGATTTCCGCTGGCGAAGTGAGCTTCCAGGCCGCCTGCTATCAGGATGCTAACGGCGACGGCACGGGGGATTATGGCACGTTGGCGCAGCTCCTGAGTCCTGATGCTGTCGCGGGGGTTCCGGGGTACATCGACGAAGTCCTGGCCGCTGGTGTGAAGCACGGCTACAACTTCGTCCTGAACACGGTCGCCGGTGGTGCAGCTGCGCCAGCTACGTACACTTGCAATGCGGATCCGCAGAGCCCGCAGTCGGGCCGCCGGACCTTCTTCCTGGATGAGACGGGCGTAATTCGCTTCGAAAATTCTGGTGCAGCCGCTACAGCAGCCTCTACTCCTCTCGGCTAA
- the murC gene encoding UDP-N-acetylmuramate--L-alanine ligase, producing the protein MNGIKRKVHFVGVGGIGMSGLAEILLNLGYEVSGTDLQATGITERLEQCGLRFREGHDAANIGDAQIVVVSEAVPKDNAEVLAAKQRGTPVLHRSELLADLMRLKPNAIAVGGTHGKTTTTSMISAMFERANFGATSIVGGILHRSGTNARWGTGEYLVAEADEHDGSFLRLHPTISVVTSIDAEHLEYYGTLDQIKRAFTDFCNVVPFYGFSILCWDDVNSRDILAGIDSVCLTYGLEEGASLRGVNVRWNEGNMNLPMSRRLAELRTRIDVVSEDERLGVTGRLGQLEVKALGIHNVRNALAACCVGLCLGLKFAHIAEGLRMYDGVRRRLQVCGEQRGVLVVEDYAHHPTEIESTIEAARWIRPNRIIAVFQPHLFSRTKFFCEQFAAVLSKVDQAVVTDIYPSREQPMAGVDSGLIVDAARRHGAQNVQLINDMHSVPERIAGDLKPGDMVLVLGAGSINQIAEPLLQELAKQS; encoded by the coding sequence TTGAACGGAATCAAACGAAAAGTCCATTTTGTAGGGGTTGGCGGCATCGGCATGAGCGGGCTTGCCGAAATCTTGCTCAATTTGGGCTATGAAGTGTCTGGAACGGACCTCCAGGCCACCGGTATCACCGAGCGGCTGGAACAGTGTGGCCTTCGGTTTCGGGAGGGCCACGACGCCGCGAACATTGGAGATGCCCAGATAGTTGTCGTTTCAGAAGCAGTACCCAAGGACAACGCCGAGGTACTGGCTGCCAAACAGCGCGGTACCCCGGTGCTCCATCGCAGTGAACTGCTTGCGGACCTCATGCGCCTCAAACCGAATGCCATAGCGGTGGGCGGCACCCATGGGAAAACGACAACCACGTCCATGATCAGCGCCATGTTCGAGCGGGCGAATTTTGGCGCGACGAGCATCGTGGGGGGAATCCTGCATCGAAGCGGCACCAATGCCCGGTGGGGAACCGGAGAGTATCTCGTTGCGGAAGCGGATGAGCACGACGGCTCATTCCTGCGGCTTCATCCCACCATCAGCGTTGTGACGAGCATCGACGCCGAGCATCTGGAGTATTACGGAACCCTGGACCAGATCAAGCGCGCCTTCACCGATTTCTGCAACGTCGTGCCATTTTACGGATTCTCGATTCTGTGCTGGGACGACGTCAATTCGCGTGACATCCTCGCTGGCATCGACAGTGTTTGCCTGACGTACGGCCTTGAGGAGGGCGCCTCGTTGCGCGGCGTTAACGTGCGCTGGAACGAGGGCAACATGAACCTTCCCATGTCGCGCCGCCTTGCTGAGCTTCGCACCCGCATCGATGTTGTCAGCGAAGACGAACGCCTTGGCGTCACCGGGCGATTGGGGCAGCTCGAGGTCAAGGCCCTCGGAATCCATAATGTGCGGAATGCGCTGGCTGCATGTTGTGTGGGCCTGTGTCTCGGACTCAAGTTTGCGCACATCGCTGAAGGGTTGCGCATGTATGACGGGGTCCGGCGCCGGCTGCAAGTCTGCGGAGAACAGCGCGGGGTGCTCGTCGTGGAAGACTATGCCCACCATCCGACCGAGATCGAAAGCACCATCGAAGCCGCACGCTGGATCCGGCCAAACCGAATCATCGCGGTTTTCCAACCGCATTTGTTCAGCAGGACGAAATTCTTCTGTGAACAGTTCGCTGCGGTCCTGAGCAAGGTGGACCAGGCTGTCGTCACGGACATCTATCCCTCGCGCGAGCAGCCTATGGCGGGGGTCGATTCGGGCTTGATCGTGGATGCCGCACGCCGGCACGGGGCGCAGAATGTGCAGTTGATTAACGATATGCATTCCGTGCCGGAGCGCATTGCCGGTGATTTGAAACCGGGCGACATGGTGCTGGTCCTGGGCGCGGGAAGCATAAACCAGATAGCAGAACCGTTGCTTCAGGAGCTGGCGAAACAGTCATGA
- the ftsZ gene encoding cell division protein FtsZ produces the protein MAIGMSDEYQTFEDRAVIKVCGIGGGGGNAVGRMIEAGLKDVEFITINTDAQALKSSPAGTRLQIGAGITGGLGSGAIPDVGEKAALEDRERIADVLRGADMIFLTAGLGGGTGTGASPIIAQAAHETGALTVAIVTLPFSFEGPQRRENALKGLGALETHVDTLIVVPNDRVASLCQNNISFLNAFRLADEVLHNGVRAISELITVPGLINLDFADVRTIMQARGRALMGIGSAQGENRAVRAAEEAIVCPLLEQSNIEGARGVIVNIKGGCDIGMREVQQAVSAVQKAAHPEANIIFGAVVDDEERPELQVTVIAAGFTPVARTEYGHTACAAAPLFAESNIERMDSHRKMTVEVAPQEESPDFVGSLEIDESAEAELVGVVPDVEPLHDAAPKTPSAQERATVPSRTPPGRESWAAASEPEIQYLFPQQDDDDASVESRDHLAIHREDEAEDLDIPAFMRRRRKT, from the coding sequence ATGGCTATCGGGATGTCTGACGAGTACCAGACCTTTGAAGATCGCGCCGTCATTAAGGTTTGCGGCATCGGCGGCGGCGGCGGAAACGCCGTGGGACGCATGATCGAAGCGGGCCTCAAGGATGTCGAGTTCATCACCATCAACACCGACGCCCAGGCGCTCAAGTCGTCTCCGGCCGGCACACGCCTTCAGATCGGGGCAGGCATCACCGGGGGACTCGGTTCGGGTGCGATACCCGACGTCGGCGAGAAGGCGGCCCTCGAAGACCGCGAACGCATCGCCGACGTGCTCCGTGGCGCCGACATGATCTTCCTGACGGCCGGTCTTGGGGGCGGCACAGGTACGGGCGCCTCGCCGATCATCGCGCAAGCAGCCCACGAAACAGGGGCGTTGACGGTTGCTATCGTCACCCTTCCCTTCAGTTTCGAGGGTCCTCAGCGCCGTGAGAATGCGCTGAAGGGCTTGGGCGCCTTGGAGACGCACGTGGACACCCTGATTGTGGTACCCAATGACCGGGTAGCCTCCCTCTGCCAAAACAACATTTCCTTTCTCAACGCGTTCCGGCTGGCCGACGAGGTCTTGCACAATGGCGTTCGGGCGATCTCGGAGCTGATCACGGTGCCCGGCCTGATCAATCTGGATTTCGCGGACGTCCGCACCATCATGCAGGCCCGGGGACGCGCCCTCATGGGTATCGGCAGCGCACAAGGCGAAAACCGGGCCGTACGCGCCGCGGAAGAAGCTATCGTGTGCCCACTATTGGAGCAATCGAATATCGAGGGCGCCCGAGGAGTCATCGTGAACATAAAAGGCGGTTGCGACATCGGCATGCGAGAAGTGCAACAGGCCGTCTCGGCCGTGCAGAAGGCCGCCCATCCGGAGGCCAATATTATCTTTGGAGCAGTTGTGGACGACGAGGAGCGTCCAGAGCTTCAGGTGACGGTTATCGCTGCGGGCTTCACGCCTGTGGCAAGGACTGAATACGGGCACACGGCCTGCGCCGCGGCGCCGCTCTTTGCGGAGTCCAATATCGAGCGAATGGATAGCCACCGGAAAATGACCGTCGAGGTCGCCCCACAGGAGGAATCGCCCGATTTCGTCGGTTCGCTGGAAATCGATGAGTCGGCGGAGGCCGAACTCGTGGGTGTTGTACCGGATGTGGAACCCTTGCACGACGCCGCACCGAAGACCCCTTCTGCCCAGGAACGTGCCACTGTCCCTTCGAGAACTCCTCCAGGAAGAGAATCATGGGCCGCTGCGTCCGAACCAGAGATTCAGTACCTCTTCCCGCAGCAAGACGACGACGATGCCAGCGTTGAATCGCGGGATCACCTCGCGATACATCGGGAGGACGAAGCGGAGGATTTGGATATCCCGGCATTCATGCGGCGCAGAAGAAAAACCTGA
- the rsgA gene encoding ribosome small subunit-dependent GTPase A, with amino-acid sequence MKDRRRKKHRVRKRDWSAKDVDTHARLPRRFSGLEVGLDTEAVPIENRFEAIQPNGVVVSPYGVLAFVEADGAERLCRVAEQLCAGRTSVLAPGDRVRVERDEDGFCVTAVMHRISKLSRPATKGQREQVIAANVDYIVCVVAVVQPRFKVGVLDRFLIAADVGRVRPIIVVNKVDLAKEPPQELDAYRDLNVPIILTSCETGEGIETLRQHLTDSVSVLAGQSGVGKSSLINCLQPDIALETQEVSGYNEKGRHTTTTSRLYHLDGGIDIIDTPGIRQLGIWDVTKEEVALYFPDIAALGAECKFSDCSHIHEPGCAVRQAVENGRLPAIRYKSYCRIRDSLGSESPWA; translated from the coding sequence GTGAAGGACCGTAGACGTAAGAAGCACCGGGTAAGAAAACGCGATTGGTCGGCAAAAGACGTGGATACTCACGCAAGGCTGCCGCGCCGGTTCAGCGGGCTGGAAGTCGGCTTGGACACCGAGGCAGTCCCTATCGAGAACCGTTTCGAGGCAATCCAACCCAACGGCGTTGTTGTCTCTCCTTATGGCGTGCTGGCCTTTGTGGAAGCGGACGGCGCGGAACGCCTCTGCAGGGTTGCCGAGCAGCTTTGTGCCGGGCGCACGTCTGTCCTTGCTCCGGGCGACCGGGTGCGCGTCGAACGTGATGAAGACGGCTTTTGCGTCACGGCGGTGATGCATCGAATAAGCAAACTGAGCCGCCCTGCAACAAAAGGCCAACGCGAGCAGGTCATCGCCGCGAACGTTGACTACATCGTTTGTGTTGTTGCTGTTGTTCAACCGCGCTTCAAAGTGGGCGTCCTGGACCGTTTTCTGATCGCGGCGGATGTGGGACGGGTACGCCCAATCATCGTGGTTAACAAGGTGGACCTCGCAAAGGAACCGCCGCAGGAACTCGATGCCTACCGCGACCTGAACGTGCCCATCATACTCACGAGCTGTGAAACGGGGGAGGGGATTGAGACCTTACGGCAGCATCTCACGGACTCTGTTTCCGTGCTCGCCGGGCAAAGCGGGGTAGGAAAATCTTCTCTCATCAATTGTCTCCAGCCGGACATCGCCCTCGAGACGCAAGAAGTTAGCGGATACAATGAGAAAGGGCGCCACACCACCACCACCTCGCGACTCTACCACCTCGACGGGGGCATCGACATCATTGACACCCCCGGCATCCGGCAACTGGGCATTTGGGACGTGACCAAGGAGGAGGTGGCCCTCTATTTTCCGGATATCGCCGCGTTGGGCGCCGAGTGCAAATTCAGCGACTGCAGCCATATTCACGAACCCGGTTGTGCGGTAAGGCAAGCCGTCGAAAACGGCCGCTTGCCCGCCATCCGCTACAAGTCCTACTGCCGCATCCGCGACAGTCTTGGCTCGGAAAGTCCTTGGGCCTGA